One Candidatus Nitronauta litoralis genomic window, GCAGTTCAATCTTAAATTCCAGCTGGCGACGGGTAAAATCCAGAATCCTGGCGGGATTGTCCATCTCAGGCGGAGCATCGCCCGTGTGATGACGATTCTAAATGAACGGAAGCGGGCGAAGGCCGACACCGCTCCCGCTTCGGCAACCGAAGATACGGCTAAGGCTTAAGAAAATATGACGGAAGAAACTCAGAATAACCCCCTGGACCGGCGGCGTATAATGACCGGGACTGTGGTAAGCGACAAGATGGACAAGACTGCGGTGGTTCGTGTGGACCGGGTGTATAAACACACCAAGTTTAAAAAGATCATTCGCCGGTCTAAGAAATACCACTGTCATGATGAGGCCAACCAGTGCAAGCCCGGAGATTTCGTTGAAATTCGCGAAACCCGTCCGCTCAGTAAGCTTAAGCGCTGGTGCCTGGTGCGCATCATCAAGCAGGCGGAAGTGATTGAAGCTCCAGCCGCAGGGAAGGTGGCGTCATGATTCAGCTTCGAACGGTGATGGAGGTTGCGGATAACTCCGGGGCGCGGAAGGTGCAATGCATCAAAGTGCTTGGGGGTAGTGGCCGTCGATACGCCTCGGTGGGTGACATCATCGTGGTGGCGGTAAAAGAAGCCGAGCCGCACAGCAATGTTAAAAAGGGCGAAGTGAAAAAAGCGGTGATCGTGAGGACCCGTAAGGAATTGAGACGGACCAACGGTAGTTACATCAAGTTTGATAGTAATGCCGCGGTTTTGGTTAATGATGCGCGTGAGCCGGTTGGAACGCGTATCTTCGGTCCGGTGGCCCGTGAATTGCGCGCCAAGCGATTTCTGAAAATCCTGTCCCTTGCTCCGGAGGTGTTGTGATGGCGGCTCCCAAGATTGCGGTCAAAAAAGATGATCTGGTAGAGGTTATTTCCGGTCGGGAAAAA contains:
- the rplN gene encoding 50S ribosomal protein L14 encodes the protein MIQLRTVMEVADNSGARKVQCIKVLGGSGRRYASVGDIIVVAVKEAEPHSNVKKGEVKKAVIVRTRKELRRTNGSYIKFDSNAAVLVNDAREPVGTRIFGPVARELRAKRFLKILSLAPEVL
- the rpmC gene encoding 50S ribosomal protein L29, yielding MKSQEIRELSDKELEEKLGDLKEEQFNLKFQLATGKIQNPGGIVHLRRSIARVMTILNERKRAKADTAPASATEDTAKA
- the rpsQ gene encoding 30S ribosomal protein S17, with product MDRRRIMTGTVVSDKMDKTAVVRVDRVYKHTKFKKIIRRSKKYHCHDEANQCKPGDFVEIRETRPLSKLKRWCLVRIIKQAEVIEAPAAGKVAS